TTACTACCAGTCTCTATTGACATCCACTCACCTTCATCAAGACCACTTTGCAAATTTCAAATTTATTCTGACCTGTGTAATTTATCTTTTCACGTCTCTACTTGTATAGGTTGTTGTTTATCTATCCCTGGGTATATGGCAGCACGGTAGAGTTGGACCCCTAACTCTTTTGGCGGTGCTTGAATAATCAGACACTCTTTCCCAGTTAATATGACTGTCTAATTGCTTGGCATTTAAACTTAGGCCCATGAATCAGGCACGTAGGCCCAAAAACGTTTAGTGCTAAACATTCAAAGTGGTCTAACGAATTGAACCCAGCCCACACTTTTATTAAAATGCATACTTCCAATCATTAAACAATATGTATCTAAAGCATATACCTTTGCCCTCGAATTTGATGCACCTACAATTTCTAGAGTAGTAAGAAGTGTGGATCAGAATGTTTCAGTACATGTATTGGCCCGTTCTCCATGTTCATCCATATACACATTCATGGATGTGAAATTCAAATGTCGGTTCAAGTAACCATGCACCAACTACCGTTCAGGCATGTTATTCTAAGCGGGTAATTAGCACGTACATTAAACTCCTCAATAAGGATAAAAAGAACATAGATAAATGTTGTTGTGAAGATCGAGTTGTGAGTTATCTTCCGTAATGAAAGAGCTTTCATAGCTCAAGATTTTTTTTAAAAGGCATGAAGTTGGAATCACTAACGGGATATAAACCACTCACCCGATCATTTTTCACGCACGCACGCGCCCCTAACCGCATTGCAGGAACCCGATCCATCAAATCCATACGAGCATGTGGACCAAGTTTGAATCAATAATGGGTCTAGGAGGAAAAACCCCCTGGGAAGGTTCGAACTTGCGACAACCTACTCCCCGTCCAATACAAAGTATTAGGATACCACTCAGCACTGGTTCATAGCTCTAAATGAGTGGCTAAAGGTAATAAATGAATCGTCGTTAGTTTACAAAAAAAGTTAACCAACGAATATACCTTATTGCATAGAAGTCACTTAAATGCTTTAGGTTGAAAGTACCACAACTCCATTGAGTTTGGCAACTCTAAGTGAACTTACCCAACCGCTAAAGATATACCCGACAAATGAGACTCATAGCTTAAAAAATGGATCCATTAGGTTACTTATTTAACCATTTGGGTTCTTAAAAAAGTTAAAGAGTGGGTCAAATTTAGACTCATATGAAgcctaacaaatatatatatataaggtctaACAAGTCCTTAATAAGTCTTAAAGGGTCTTTACGAAatcttaaaaatattattatctaGTTGTTTTACGAGTTTGAGAAACGGGTCTTGGCCCGTTTGACACAAAAAATATCGGACCCGTTCGCTAGCCATTTCGACCCAAACCCGTTTGAGTCTCGATCCAACCCGGTCCAAGCCGACCCCTTTGCCAGGTATGGCTAAAGTCTATAGCTACAACAGAAAAGGTATGGTGCATGAGAAAATAAATATCTATGGCTATATAGTATTGACACGTGACATGTACAGTTAACACTTATGGACCTAGTCCAGCTTGGTATCGAGCTTCTAATGAAGTATATTTGAATAATCTTATGATGAATTTATCTTATCTAGTTATGCTCTACGTTCGAATTGACATAAACAGTGACAACAACTTCAAGCCTATCAGCTAGACCAAGATGCTAATCCACGAAAAGCACAATTGAAACAAATAATGACACCAACTTCAAGCCAATCGGCCTAATCAAGATGCTAATCCATGAAAAGCACGGCAGGAAACTCGAAAGAACTTATATACGGAGCTATTGGCTCACGCCGCTTAAGAATACACCTTCCATTAGTGCATTTTGGTCAAAATGAAAAAGAAAGGAAAACTCACAATATACCTTCCATTTGTGCATTTTTGGTCAAAATGAATCAAGAAAGCCAAACTCACAATACACCTTCCATTTGTGCATTCTTGgtcaaattaaaaataaaaaaaataaaaaaaaaatagaaaaaagaaGGCAAACTCCCTAATGCAATAGTAGTTATGTCCTCATACAGAACAGAAACCATAAAAAAACCAAGTGAACAAGTCAATGTGTTTAAGCTTACGGAACAAACGGATGTACACATGAAGACACATGTTCATGTTCATTCATCAAGGAAATCATGTTGTTCGTCTTTGGTTATGTATTTATTAACATAAGATCGAATTGTAAATTCAACTTCCAAAATGATTCAAATAAATAATGTATTGAAAACTGTTACTTCTCTTTAATCAAGatcaagattaatattatatttGACCGTAAACAGCCCTTAAAGAAAGGTTGTAATGAAGGTAAATGAAGAAACCAAAGTTGTATTTTGTCCATCCTATTTAAAACACGCTCATGTTAATGACCGGAAAAGTAACTGTTAGTCTAGTTCTGGTGCAAACCTAGATGGCTAGATAGACCCTAGCATATGTTGTGTGTAAACAGTGTATTTTTGGTTTAAATGGGGCATGGCCTTTTTTAGCATTATGTCTCCCAAATCATTGATGGACTTCGCCTGTAAGGAGAAATTTCTAAACCATGCGTCAAATAAGAGCATAGTTCAAATCCATCATGTCACACGTAGAAGGAAAACCATCAAAGACAGAAGATATAAGTCATATGTTCCAAGCTCATATCATGAAGGATAAGCTCATAACTGTGCTAATCTGAAATTTGTGAACTGGGTTGATGGTATGTCACAAATTTAGTTGTGGATAAGGTGTTTGGATACACTTACGAATAAACCGCGACAAACTTCTACTAAACATGGCCAAACATGAATCATAAATAAGTCATATCTTGCTAAGAGTTATACGTTATCAATCAAACTATtggttactaatatattattatccaAATATTTGTCTAGAAGACATACATAAGTCATATAAACACAAGTATTGTGAAGGTAACTCAATACCAGCATGTAGAACAATAACAAATAACATTGGACAGTCACCTTTCTCAATCGTGTTTGCACAAGAGCAGCGTCAAGTTCTATTTCTAGTTGTGTCATGTCAGTCACAGATAGCTCCTCCCTATTATTCCCTTCAACAAGCCTGTGAAAAGAGTTGGATTTCATATTTGCTAATTGTTTGTTTGATCCATTATTTGAAAGACCTTTTtctaatatactatatacatatggGATGTCTATTGACTGTCCAGATTATATATTACCTGTCCACCATTTGTAAAAGCTCTTTACAAGTTTGGAATCTTCTGCACTGCAACAAAAATTCCTGTAACAAGATTTTCAGTGCATCACATTAAAATCGGTAACTCATCACGTATATATGTACTTATACCGTTGAATGTATATATATTAAGTTGAAGCTTACTAAATCTCCATCAGGTCTTTCGATGTTTCTTTCTCCCTCTTCAAGGCGAGTTTCCTCATACCTAGAAAGTATTTGCTCCACACTGAAACAGGGGTGGTTACTAGTGATAAAAGTATCCTAGTGCAGCATGCAAAGcgaatgtatttaaatatatttaagagCATCTATTAGAATGCAACATTGTCAAAAAATTTAGTAACATTAAATTCTTGAATCAGGCAGTGAATTAAAAGATGGTAAGTAATCAGAACGTGAATCAACACCAGGCATATTATTTATATACATCGGAGCCTTGTTCATTACTATTTGACTAGTCATTTGATTAAGCAAGCCTAGAGAGTAGAGATATCTACACATTGGCTATTTTGCACAAACTAGGCCAATTGAAAGGAGAGCTTCATAAGACGTGACCAATTAATTCCATGAAGAATTGAATGCATGTAAAGAGACCTAAATTGTAACCAAAAGTGCACAAGGAAACATAAGTTTGCATATGCATAAAATCTAATTATCAAACCCTAGAAATTAACTGATATACCAAGTGCATAGAATAAAGCAGCAAACTACAATACCGGAGACATCAATTAACTGTGCATGTTAAAGCAAGGGAACGTGATACTTCATCAAAACCCTAGAAATTAAATTTCCATCTGTATATATCGCCCTATAATTTTACGCCTATTTAAATTAACTTACATCAGATCCATAGAGTACAGTATACATGTATCAATTTTAGATAGACAAATCGTATTACAAACAATTATAACGAATAACGATGAATAACGCACCTGTTGTTAGTACGACCACAGGAGGATTCGTAAAGCTTGCCGCGGGCGGAGAAAACGACGACGGCCATATCGACGTCGCAGAGAACGGAAAGGTGCCGTGCTTTTTTAAACAAACCTGACCTCCGTTTGGAAAATGTAACTTGACGGCTACTTTTGTCTTCGATCCGTTTCATTTCGAGCTTCTTTCGCCCCATTCTGCCGACACAACTTGTAAACCTAACTTTTTAACTTGTGATGGATTgaagtttgtgtgtgtgtgtgtatatttatatactccgtaataaagcTTATCTGTAACTCTATCTTTacagttattgttaatattatattattattaattgaattgaattgaataacAAATTGATTGATGATAGGAAGTGGTGTAAAAGGAagaagtatgatctgtaaattcttTGATATTTTTGTGTTTAAAAAGATATTTGTTGACGATGGTCAGTTTCTGCATAAATTAATCTCTCACATCCGAATTCTTTACACACGTGGTTAATATAACAACACACTGACACAGTTATCTTAGAGCAAGTTATATAGATAGTCCCTAAAGTTTATTCTAAATTACGATATTCATCCTTTAAGTCAAAATTACGCAGATGGTCCTATGATTTGTACCAGATTAATAGTACGGTCCGTGTAATCTTTTTTACCCGAGGGATCCATTTGAGTAAAAAACACATTGACCACACTTGTAATCCGGTATATACCACATAGACCGTCCTTGTAATTTTATCTTTATGTTTTGAAATGTTGGAAAAAATGGTGTAATTTTATCTTTATGTTTTGAAATGTTGGAAAAAATGGTATCACTAGTTCCCAACACACGCTCAATAAAAgacagtaaaaaaataaaaataatcttCAACACAAGAATCTAACGTGGAaaatccaaaacaggagaaaaaccatggTCCAAAGAgataaatacactatatcacaaattgttacaatgacatagacgactctcttaagccaactacactctccaaagtatttaaataatacaactctcaaacaagggtaaaaagtaataatcaaatacttaaagtgtattgattggtgcaagttgAAAGTAGCCCATGACCTCCTTTTATATTCAAGTAAGTCACCCACATTTTCTTCCATCTACTAATGTGGGACAAACATGCATTTTATACTCAAAGAGTTCACCCCTCATTTCTTCCATCCACCAATGTGGGACAAACAACCATAtcaattcttctaaccaaaatataaccaataaatctccaccttttggatagaataaGATaatcatgcttccacattgcaaggatcaTCGACGTAGACGCTTCCTCGATGACAACTTCAAGATCCGCATCTTCGtgtcgttgacattatctcccaagagataaAACTTGCATCCCCATCGAACATTATCAAGACCCGGCAATCATTGTCTTCACAGACAATCATAATACTAAAAAGAATTATCATACTGCACcataaagagtatagcacttagaatatcacatttcaAGCATTTCACATCGGCACATGTTGTATACCCAGCTGAACTGTTATGGTgtaacttcctgtttggctttcttGAAAGTTCCATcaactacaacatcagtttccaccacacaacctgcatcaacgccaaaccaatgcccatgtgtaatttgtgaaaccgctaacgaacatcccttttcaTGGTGGcgtggacacaccatgaggatgacgtgacttcaggggaattcgtcactctccgtaacaactgtgacgatcgctccaaatccatatggacgaacacgtcattcatcgattttattgcgaggtatttgacctctatatgatacgttttgtaaacattgcattcttttgaaaaggcacaccataaatgaatatttaaattaaaggttttcgacatctgatgatttctacatatagacaatcaccgtaaataatagtttacaatagtacttccattgacaatgcagtcaaaataagatacatgatgatgatttggtgaatgcaacgtttccttgataaatatgtcatgtaagactccatgcatatagcttgtctaacatataagcaaacagcggaagacttctaggaacctgagaataaacatgctaacaagtgtcaacacaaaggttggtgagttcatagttttagtgtttcgcataatctgtatatataagtggatcacaagatttcagttgtttcatccagaaacgtttatcaaatattctacgaaattgagcaccctggtaactaaacttaacgtatttataatttgtaccctttgtataatcatcttaataatacacgcaaaccaacgtgtacgcttctcaaatagcatacgtccgttaaaaggctagtgctctagctcggacggggatatcaagccctatggatccatatactactactcgcgcccaccagttcttataactggcagttactagttaccaaagctaagggattttcggttcaaactcggtgtagaatttagtatgtacttgtatccattgcgtttaaaataaagtgcatgtattctcagcccaaaaatatagattgcaaaagcaattaaaaagggtgcaaattaaactcaccttagccgcatataaagtcgttcaccaaaatgtgactgaaactcggattaccaaataaccgtagatctcaacctagagaacatatgttggtcaataaatgtctatcaagctaggtcaggtcatagtgtatcacaatcctaatgctcgagatcgacatacaatagttatcaaaagttattttaaaaagtcaatctgactccatacaatagttgaatgatcatggcaatcgaatcattttaatatttcacatagttttccaattcttgtaaaattaaactatagtttttataaggctttaaaatatgataaaacaatcagttttgacaattgttcaacaaaacgagacgtgccttatataagatttcagttactcggctggtaatattcaaaaatccaatttatcaatcttacaaacaagtggtttaaatattaattgcagattcaaaagcaatttcaattaatgtcaatcataattcagttgaacatatcttttaattcgttcaccgaaattacgcgatttctaaatgaaaagttattggtttttcgccagctttccaaaaacatgcatatcatataccttttatcagtaatatatgtatttacttcgtgattcatcataactgtttaacgacgaaatttagcaaacaagcatgcataaatatatatattcgagcactagacatggatacacaattaatatataaaagataaaatatgagtgcttaagtatcaatattgagattcaatattgtaggaaagtacgtagacgtaacgaagatgataaacactaggtttgacttgcgaatattacccacgaatattacccataacctccatagctataacccataatttccttagctctatcccgctcgacacccattttgaaagtgacacgttcataacctcgtcgtagtattttatgtataatactaataataacgatatctaaaaatactaataataataataatattaataataataatattaatattaatattaataataataataataataataataataataataataataataataataataataataataataataataataataataatatagagggAGTACGAGATAGATAGAAGTGAAGAATGCATCATAAATCAGAAAAAcgatcgaatttatagatgtggccagatttcagaccccatgcgatcgcatggtttttgggcatcaaggacatgcgatcgcatggccctctgatccagctcacaaacttttaactttttgtttgtcgacataattttatataatatatataatatatttaatttatataattaattatatattatattaaattcacatgcatagttgacttgtaatttttattccgataagttgtacgtcatcactcgacttatgtcccggttccggtttttcaaatgtcctttcgtacgctgagaaaaattGTATTtcacatttcgtgtcacgtaccttagtcaaaatatagccttaaattatccctaaactataccactcaaagtatatcttaaactttcgagtattttggtcagaaatttccgggtcatcacagtacctccccgttaaagaaatttcgtcccgaaatttaagtgaggtcgtcatggctaacaataaaaatgttttcatgacgaatatgagttgataaatagaatttttatcaccgttgaataatatggataaaacaatccaattactcgaagcgtatgagggaagttatcgtaataaagtgaaatgagggaatagagattcatcttaacttttgacgtattaacgattgatttccggaatttaaggaatagaaaatcttcataatctatataagatttgattcttcggaatttgcggaaattaggattttctttgattaaatgcgtaatctacctcgattgctatgtctgatattttgctataaattgacctcttccgtttcatttattttcaccactcctataatcttctttcttatttcatacatcccaatagattgtgaaaatgcttaatccagttctgattcttgatattttcttggctatcgtatccttcattcttctttttcatctgccaccagaggaagttattttcttctactattaccttggggttatagtatttttcattctctcatgtctttatattgctatacgcattgatataaatggtttgtaatatatgtgttgttgtcaggctttatattttcccttatatttaggagctccatgctttcgtttttccttcccaacttcaagtcaagcgaataatggtccagaattcgtagctatacatttcggaatgaacatagttaatgttctaagaaagaaattgtaatgacacgatcttgatttgtcaaattaccagaatatctggaaaagaccgaatcatcaagaaaagtattttcttgatatatttagagattaaatagaatgaaagagttatgtaatatggttcatgatgagggtgtgatctgtgaacctttatcacgttccattagaaactcagcatgacttactgtaatataatcacgttgatcaagtgtcattatattatactaactcatgcttcagttttcaacattacttcaaaacatccatttttttgaatttttcatattttagaaactaaaatagtttcttttatgatgtaacacagatagtgcgaagagatgaatgatttccgataagaataggtatgaagatatctccagaaatatcgaggatatttataatgaaagatacgatgatatcttagaatttctaatatcagaggatgatgtggaaaatctgtctgtgaaggtttagaataagaagtaaggttcttactaatggtttcagcagtcactgaatcatttggattctttgaaggcaggttcagtctttgtgatttatccacagcctctttcatactttactcaatccatttttcagttccaaaccttctctttttctcagctttaccaccatactattctttatcatcaaactttcgacttttaaggtcgtttacagtttttgctgcttcatcagcattttttcccatttcagagaactagttcatagtttgggatgtttttcagaaacttctcattcgaagtatgtaagtctagaagttggatgttatctatatataactgttgtcgtagaaaatgctacgagattcaaaatactgattgctaattcccggtggttggtatggcaattattgttacaagatgtggatgagtacatgatagggtttcaatgagtataaggatttttcaaaaggtcaaggattaataaagttgttggtaaatttactactaatgtggtggaacatgaaaggttctccagtaacaagaacgtatatgtcaaggttataataaggttaatctgaaaagtcgaagttaactggttgaaagtgtggtaacactggatactttgaaaagggattgcaatattattttcagtaataacaatgctaaaggatctttcacatttttgaagtcaaagtatagttttgaaagatgtagagatctaagaatgatgtcaccagttaaatcttgacttggattctgatccgtcaatatcaaaatatgtaattgaatttgtatggaaacgattttaTATCGCTGTtaacatagttaataatttttttgaatcaaagttgaagaatgtacagtataacatattaattgtgaacttatatatttcccgggaattacctacccgttaaagatttcacaagtaatattttgtaaaaaaaaaaaattcattacagtctttatgaaaatatatgtatgtatatttcttcagatgtaatacggatttaatgagttaatatcatattaagctcatttgattttcggcttgacttagaaatgattaatctctaaaacattaaagattacataatctttgcggagtttttcactaatgaaattaacacttcattatttattcttattgatattcctcggtgaaggatgttggtgctcgtggaatttttgtgatccttacaaggcacagatgatgttttctggaaaatttcgagtatatcgaaattgaaaatgtaaaatcaattatgtaattgattagtacacttagtttattatgaaatagaattcattgggttgaaacagagattgtagttaacaatggttaagttgttaaggaaggatgtacatcattgcatattagtaatatgaattaaccgagtagtacctaccagttaagattcacatgtaatagcttagtacgaaaagatttattttgatttcaaaattcatatatattaaatatacataaaatttcttcaggtgaaatgagttaatacttcatcggttattgttgctggtatttcttggtaactatggtgcgtatgacgttgatgttcgaggtacagattgttatGTTGAGGTgtaggatgcggatgttgttgttggtggtggtgatggtactgttggtgttgctgatggtggtactgttgctgccggtgctgccgctggtgcttgtaacctttgcaccatgttctccaaagccactacccgagcgcgaagctcgttggcttcttctattacaccgggatgattggcggttcggacgagcggatgaataagatccagaatttgagatagtatattatcgtgatgagatactctggaaatgagagagaaaatggtgtctcgaacaggtttgccggtaagtgcttcaggttcttcgccaagagggcaatgtggtggatggaagggatcaccttcttcttgtctccaatgattaagtaggctgtgaatccatccccaattcatccagaataggtgatggctgattggttgatccattccggttacactttcttcagagttcaggtgaatatccacatcggaataactgtcggaatttaaggaatttgaactagatacgggatccatcttgtataattagatagatgatttttgatatgaaatagattatagaatttagattggtactctttaatacataatttacatatgtatatataataccaaaatcccgtaaattacggagaaattttcggaaggtgtcaggaaaagtttacagtaacagatacgctaatatatgaatttttgtctatacactatttatgcaataaatgcagaaaaacgtgtctagacttaagaatgataagcatgtaattttcgacaagaaatgataagcaaaacttttaacatgcagacacggtcgaagtccagacttactaatgcatcttaacaactatcagttagacacactcatgcaagacctggttcgctaggaccaacgctctgataccaactgtgacgatcgctccaaatccatatggacgaacacgtcattcatcgatttcattg
The window above is part of the Rutidosis leptorrhynchoides isolate AG116_Rl617_1_P2 chromosome 1, CSIRO_AGI_Rlap_v1, whole genome shotgun sequence genome. Proteins encoded here:
- the LOC139886401 gene encoding agamous-like MADS-box protein AGL27, with amino-acid sequence MGRKKLEMKRIEDKSSRQVTFSKRRSGLFKKARHLSVLCDVDMAVVVFSARGKLYESSCGRTNNSVEQILSRYEETRLEEGERNIERPDGDLEFLLQCRRFQTCKELLQMVDRLVEGNNREELSVTDMTQLEIELDAALVQTRLRKTQLMMEYISNLKEQETKSTEGIEELEKQVATAKQNGAAADRRDNNNNDGGGGLNDLATNHINSPQLVTLPLFYNG